In Gigantopelta aegis isolate Gae_Host chromosome 14, Gae_host_genome, whole genome shotgun sequence, the following proteins share a genomic window:
- the LOC121389525 gene encoding probable G-protein coupled receptor B0563.6 — translation MNLSHEIVYFGKSSGNFTEMKNLNMTMSSDYNDTIFMLNNVTLMDIVSNMTNITAGDDSSMQTAKLVEKICSQMLPIVCIFGILCNILNLLILTERYLKESPYSYLTAMATTDLCALILTFIFAMFSMKNPNSYYWKFYDAHLYYPLVNICCNSSVWFIVLLTIDRFLFVHNPLWAKAKCDRMGALIKICVVLVLISIINIPRFLTFKVWYRVDDSGFTYQLASTEFRHTYAAFIITWSHSIIINFIPLTILMTSNIYIVYAVQRARVQRQIMKIGNNKEATWHREQMRLTVTLISIVCLFVICIMPSAFADRPVAWALYGKFIYSTSTELMKSAPYKILQAISNLLLICNLSLNYVLYCAFNDKFLRVFKTMVLRWVKVIRRTKIREELYNKLMNRRSLNGQVSMALSAMSMTNGCNSQMTKMSTSKSDSFLREDLTL, via the coding sequence ATGAATCTATCCCACGAGATCGTCTACTTTGGAAAGTCATCAGGTAACTTCACTGAAATGAAGAACCTTAACATGACTATGTCCAGTGACTACAACGACACCATCTTCATGCTGAACAATGTCACACTGATGGACATCGTCAGCAACATGACCAACATCACCGCTGGGGACGACAGCTCCATGCAGACGGCCAAACTGGTGGAGAAGATCTGCAGCCAGATGCTCCCCATCGTGTGCATCTTCGGCATCCTCTGCAACATCCTCAACCTGCTGATCCTCACAGAACGCTACCTCAAGGAGTCGCCGTACTCCTACCTGACCGCCATGGCTACCACGGATCTCTGTGCCCTCATCCTGACATTCATCTTCGCCATGTTTTCCATGAAGAATCCAAACAGTTACTACTGGAAGTTCTACGACGCTCATCTCTACTATCCTCTCGTGAACATCTGCTGCAACTCCAGCGTCTGGTTCATCGTATTGCTGACCATTGACCGCTTCCTCTTCGTCCACAATCCTCTGTGGGCCAAGGCCAAGTGCGACCGCATGGGCGCACTCATCAAGATCTGCGTCGTCCTGGTTctcatcagcatcatcaacATCCCGCGGTTCCTCACCTTCAAGGTGTGGTACAGAGTGGACGACTCGGGCTTCACCTACCAGCTCGCCTCGACCGAGTTCCGGCATACGTATGCCGCATTCATCATCACATGGTCCCACAGCATCATCATCAACTTCATCCCGCTGACCATCCTCATGACTTCCAACATCTACATCGTGTATGCCGTGCAGCGCGCCCGTGTCCAGCGCCAGATCATGAAAATCGGCAACAACAAGGAAGCCACGTGGCACCGCGAGCAGATGCGTCTCACAGTCACCCTCATCAGCATCGTGTGTCTCTTCGTCATCTGCATCATGCCGTCGGCCTTCGCAGACCGGCCGGTCGCCTGGGCACTCTACGGGAAGTTCATATACAGCACATCCACCGAGCTCATGAAGTCAGCTCCATACAAGATTCTGCAGGCCATCTCCAACCTGCTGCTCATCTGCAACCTGTCGCTGAACTACGTGCTGTATTGTGCGTTCAATGACAAGTTCCTGCGCGTTTTCAAGACAATGGTTCTCAGGTGGGTGAAGGTGATTCGCAGAACCAAGATCCGGGAGGAGCTGTATAACAAGTTGATGAACAGAAGGTCTCTCAATGGTCAGGTTTCGATGGCGTTAAGCGCCATGTCCATGACCAATGGCTGCAACAGCCAGATGACGAAGATGAGCACATCAAAGAGTGATTCTTTTCTCAGGGAGGACCTGACACTGTAA